From a region of the Daphnia magna isolate NIES linkage group LG1, ASM2063170v1.1, whole genome shotgun sequence genome:
- the LOC116936436 gene encoding eukaryotic translation elongation factor 1 epsilon-1, translated as MGNLKKRDMTDSSEEFTLEQEALIRQWIEYRKVVLDRLNPQQPVPHSVFHELNNQLKNTSYLAGNKFSKADAELLSGLIEFYGPQSIQLKEKYPHLTRWFRHVQHITNDKLSITIPFSRSSLY; from the exons atgggaaattTGAAGAAGCGAGATATGACAGATTCTAGTGAGGAATTTACTCTGGAGCAAGAGGCGCTAATACGTCAATGGATTGAGTACCGGAAAGTTGTTTTAGATAGGTTAAACCCACAACAACCAGTACCACATTCCGTATTTCAT GAGCTTAACAATCAACTGAAAAATACAAGCTATTTGGCTGGAAACAAATTTTCCAAGGCTGATGCTGAACTTCTATCAGGACTAATAGAATTTTAT GGTCCCCAAAGTATACAATTGAAAGAGAAATATCCTCATCTTACCAGATGGTTCAGACATGTTCAACATATTACCAATGATAAACTCTCAATTACAATCCCATTCAGCAGAAGCTCATTGTATTGA
- the LOC116936435 gene encoding ubiquitin-conjugating enzyme E2 W isoform X2 produces MYSPPSEASLTQSCTLQRQEKRLQKELVSLIKEPPPGVVIDGESVGQSLDLLVLSINGAQGTIYEGEQFQLQFRFGPKYPFDSPEVVFVGTEIPVHPHVYSNGHICLSILTDDWSPALSIFSVCVSIISMLSSCKEKKRPPDDSMYVKTCSKNPKKTKWWYHDEEV; encoded by the exons ATGTATTCACCACCTAGTGAAGCAAGCCTGACACAGTCATGTACACTTCAAAGACAGGAG AAACGACTGCAAAAGGAGCTTGTATCCCTGATAAAGGAACCACCACCTGGTGTTGTAATAGATGGAGAATCCGTAGGACAAAGCCTAGactt ACTGGTGTTGAGTATTAATGGAGCTCAAGGAACTATTTACGAGGGAGAACAATTTCAGTTACAGTTCCGTTTCGGACCAAAATACCCTTTTGATTCACCTGAG GTTGTTTTTGTCGGAACAGAAATTCCTGTTCATCCTCACGTCTACAGCAACG GTCACATCTGCCTCAGTATACTGACCGATGACTGGTCACCAGCTCTTTCCATTTTCTCGGTTTGTGTGTCCATTATTTCAATGCTCAGCTCTTGCAAAGAAAAG AAGAGACCACCAGATGACAGTATGTACGTGAAAACGTGCAGCAAGAaccccaaaaaaaccaaatggTGGTACCATG ATGAAGAAGtatga
- the LOC116936424 gene encoding inositol monophosphatase 3: protein MNFGGTIRPNNKAVAIFLISVATLYLIYTWTSSTSAAKEYSAAAEKVSIGEILCAAIAAAEAGGREVKAVREKGTELNEKSKGKTKEGVKDVLTDGDIRSHQVMFRTLTGAFPHVKVISEEHDESNILVESAKFEKKCPALEQISKLEWAPNDSITIWIDPLDATKEYTENLLDYVTTMVCIAVKGEPVLGVIHKPFEKKTYWAWVGQGMAEELLEISKAPEAENDSFIISLSHTGDAVENRIKSKFPNANVEKAGGAGYKSLQIASRHSGAYVHMTHIKKWDVCAGHAILKALGGRVTTMKNEPIKYGANDPVLIKNGLLASLHNGDFYSKLFTE, encoded by the exons ATGAATTTCGGGGGTACCATTCGACCCAATAATAAAGCCGTCGCTATCTTCCTGATTAGCGTGGCGACGCTTTATTTAATTTATACATGGACGAGTAGTACATCTGCGGCAAAAGAATATTCAGCCGCGGCAGAAAAAGTTAGCATTGGCGAAATATTATGTGCTGCCATAGCTGCAGCTGAAGCAGGTGGCAGAGAGGTGAAAGCTGTACGAGAAAAAGGAACtgaattaaatgaaaaaagtaaaggcaaaacaaaagaaggtgtCAAAGATGTCCTGACTGACGGGGATATTAGATCTCACCAAGTCATGTTCAGGACCCTAACTGGTGCTTTCCCTCATGTTAAG GTAATTTCTGAAGAACACGACGAGAGTAACATTTTGGTTGAATCAGctaaatttgaaaagaaatgccCTGCTCTTGAgcaaatatcaaaattagaaTGGGCACCAAATGATTCAATAACCATTTGGATTGATCCATTAGACGCAACCAAAGAGTACACAG AAAACTTATTGGATTATGTGACCACCATGGTATGCATTGCTGTGAAAGGTGAACCAGTTCTTGGAGTCATTCACAAGCCTTTTGAGAAAAAGACCTATTGGGCATGGGTTGGACAGGGAATGGCAGAAGAATTACTTGAAATCAGTAAAGCG CCGGAGGCGGAAAATGactcttttattatttcccTATCACATACCGGAGACGCCGTGGAAAATCGTATTAAGTCAAAATTTCCCAACGCAAACGTGGAGAAAGCTGGTGGTGCAG GATATAAGTCTTTGCAGATCGCTAGTCGACACAGTGGAGCATATGTTCACATGACtcacataaaaaaatgggacgtATGCGCGGGGCATGCAATTCTTAAAGCTCTGGGAGGTCGCGTTACGACCATGAAGAATGAACCTATTAAGTATGGTGCAAATGATCCAGTCCTTATCAAAAATGGTCTGCTTGCCAGTTTACATAATGGAGATTTCTATTCAAAATTATTTACAGAATAA
- the LOC116936435 gene encoding ubiquitin-conjugating enzyme E2 W isoform X1 produces the protein MNAKKNLAASRTPSEVQRKTNMSHHSRFTCSPAQKRLQKELVSLIKEPPPGVVIDGESVGQSLDLLVLSINGAQGTIYEGEQFQLQFRFGPKYPFDSPEVVFVGTEIPVHPHVYSNGHICLSILTDDWSPALSIFSVCVSIISMLSSCKEKKRPPDDSMYVKTCSKNPKKTKWWYHDEEV, from the exons ATGAATGCAAAGAAAAACTTAGCCGCCAGTCGGACTCCGAGTGAGGTacaaaggaaaacaaacatGTCCCACCACTCACGTTTCACATGCTCCCCTGCTCAg AAACGACTGCAAAAGGAGCTTGTATCCCTGATAAAGGAACCACCACCTGGTGTTGTAATAGATGGAGAATCCGTAGGACAAAGCCTAGactt ACTGGTGTTGAGTATTAATGGAGCTCAAGGAACTATTTACGAGGGAGAACAATTTCAGTTACAGTTCCGTTTCGGACCAAAATACCCTTTTGATTCACCTGAG GTTGTTTTTGTCGGAACAGAAATTCCTGTTCATCCTCACGTCTACAGCAACG GTCACATCTGCCTCAGTATACTGACCGATGACTGGTCACCAGCTCTTTCCATTTTCTCGGTTTGTGTGTCCATTATTTCAATGCTCAGCTCTTGCAAAGAAAAG AAGAGACCACCAGATGACAGTATGTACGTGAAAACGTGCAGCAAGAaccccaaaaaaaccaaatggTGGTACCATG ATGAAGAAGtatga